A single genomic interval of Aedes aegypti strain LVP_AGWG chromosome 1, AaegL5.0 Primary Assembly, whole genome shotgun sequence harbors:
- the LOC110674783 gene encoding uncharacterized protein LOC110674783 isoform X2: protein MVVQKRSTTVTSSATFVHSATPSKLPRPNSRPPSRVLKPMDIPNTNISGSKENLQPNNRMQPEMETSKESPNNEVLGDGTLNESALHTSAGNYTVSNYIQPEEHPPISSSSGEPGRLRRVVSRCSFVNICDGELRADDLKPASVESYSFWVTLLGCLLMLLSSVTLAVTLLLNYEHLMAIWYGWPHDDLFQSAGMNEGYFRRIANVLLKIWMGLNRMILIDE from the exons ATGGTCGTTCAGAAAAG ATCAACTACAGTTACATCCAGCGCAACATTTGTACATTCGGCAACGCCATCTAAACTTCCTCGACCGAATTCACGGCCACCATCTCGAGTACTCAAACCAATGGACATTCCAAATACGAATATCAGTGGCTCAAAGGAAAATTTGCAACC GAATAATCGCATGCAACCAG AAATGGAAACTTCGAAGGAATCACCAAACAACGAAGTCCTCGGAGATGGAACCCTCAATGAAAGCGCATTGCACACTTCTGCCGGAAACTACACAGTTTCCAATTACATCCAGCCTGAAGAACACCCACCAATCAGTTCGTCGTCCGGTGAGCCCGGCCGATTGCGGAGAGTCGTTTCCCGGTGCAGCTTTGTCAACATCTGCGATGGGGAACTCCGGGCGGACGACTTAAAACCGGCGTCCGTAGAAAGCTACTCGTTTTGGGTGACTTTGCTGGGATGCCTTCTTATGTTACTGAGCTCGGTGACGCTGGCGGTTACATTGCTGCTGAACTATGAGCACTTGATGGCCATCTGGTATGGTTGGCCCCATGATGATCTTTTCCAGTCAGCTGGGATGAATGAGGGATACTTTAGGAGGATTGCGAATGTGCTGTTGAAGATTTGGATGGGGTTGAATCGTATGATCTTGATTGACGAATGA
- the LOC110674783 gene encoding uncharacterized protein LOC110674783 isoform X1, translating to MVVQKRSTTVTSSATFVHSATPSKLPRPNSRPPSRVLKPMDIPNTNISGSKENLQPNNRMQPGDKDFTMPKLKLNKKTSLTEMETSKESPNNEVLGDGTLNESALHTSAGNYTVSNYIQPEEHPPISSSSGEPGRLRRVVSRCSFVNICDGELRADDLKPASVESYSFWVTLLGCLLMLLSSVTLAVTLLLNYEHLMAIWYGWPHDDLFQSAGMNEGYFRRIANVLLKIWMGLNRMILIDE from the exons ATGGTCGTTCAGAAAAG ATCAACTACAGTTACATCCAGCGCAACATTTGTACATTCGGCAACGCCATCTAAACTTCCTCGACCGAATTCACGGCCACCATCTCGAGTACTCAAACCAATGGACATTCCAAATACGAATATCAGTGGCTCAAAGGAAAATTTGCAACC GAATAATCGCATGCAACCAGGTGATAAGGATTTCACGATGCCGAAGCTCAAACTTAACAAAAAGACATCCCTTACAGAAATGGAAACTTCGAAGGAATCACCAAACAACGAAGTCCTCGGAGATGGAACCCTCAATGAAAGCGCATTGCACACTTCTGCCGGAAACTACACAGTTTCCAATTACATCCAGCCTGAAGAACACCCACCAATCAGTTCGTCGTCCGGTGAGCCCGGCCGATTGCGGAGAGTCGTTTCCCGGTGCAGCTTTGTCAACATCTGCGATGGGGAACTCCGGGCGGACGACTTAAAACCGGCGTCCGTAGAAAGCTACTCGTTTTGGGTGACTTTGCTGGGATGCCTTCTTATGTTACTGAGCTCGGTGACGCTGGCGGTTACATTGCTGCTGAACTATGAGCACTTGATGGCCATCTGGTATGGTTGGCCCCATGATGATCTTTTCCAGTCAGCTGGGATGAATGAGGGATACTTTAGGAGGATTGCGAATGTGCTGTTGAAGATTTGGATGGGGTTGAATCGTATGATCTTGATTGACGAATGA